DNA sequence from the Brassica napus cultivar Da-Ae unplaced genomic scaffold, Da-Ae ScsIHWf_636;HRSCAF=936, whole genome shotgun sequence genome:
CGTCTTTTTGAGCTAAAAGACGTTCAGATTCGAAAAAGAGTTCTTCCCACTATACATGGTGCGGAGAGCTGagtggtttttttttcttttcaagattcttttttatttttactttcttcttttcaatatatatatatatatatatataacgtttTTTTCGAGAAAACAAAACtgtccaaatttaaagaaaacgATGATGATAAGTAataaatgatatataattttttgaattaatatattattttcgaatttatgaaaaaaaaactggacttcatatttaattaatcgtttttattttattttcaaataatttgaaATAGATAATGTAATCGTTCTAAacattcatttttcttttaaaagaattaatatTATGTTGAATAACAATTCCGCATAATCTAGCAGAATTAGAAAAAAACTACTATTTTTGTATTAGAAAATCCAAGCattgattgttttctttttagcCAAAAGGCGTTGAAATTCTTTAGGATGTAAAGTATTAAAGTGAACATAATTAGAAacagtgtttcaaaaaaataacatacttagaaacaaaaatctcaatatatacaaaacattatctggataaatataaaataaaatgatgtcCCTTTTTGGCTATAACTTTTTCTTGAATATATGTTgctttgaaatttgaaaatattatatttattctgGACAAAGGATGAATGGAAATGAGCTTATTATGTCGACTAAAAAATCCATATTATCTAGCAGAATTAGAAAAACCTACTATTTTTGTATTGGAAAATGAAAACCAAGcatatattgttttctttttggcaAAAAGGCGTTGAAATCCTTTATGATTTACGGTTTTGAAATGAACATAATTAGAAACAAAAATCTtgtttaaacacacaaaaaaaatagaaacaaacatCTCAATATATACAAAGCACTACCtggataaatataaaataaaatgatgtcTCTTTTTGGCTATAATTTTTTCTAGAATTTTTTTCgctataaaatttgaaaatgttatgctcttttccaaaaatatttattctggtCAGAGGATAGATGGAAATGAGCTTATTTATCCAGAGCCGaccaaaaattaaaagagaATAATTATAAACATAGAACAAAATAAAGATAGAAACGAGCTAAATCCATAAGACGTGAAATGATATCATAAACTTTAGTTTTGTTCCAATGTTAATACTGTTCAAAATTAAGGTGGGTGTAATCGCTAATTCTACCATTTGATTCATGTCTAAAAGAGGAAGAATCTgtttaaacaaatattaaagtGCTGTTTCAGTTCGTCCTCTTATACAAGATTGAATGGACGGACAAGCCAGGCTGGTCCTTGGGCTTGGAGTGCTGAACCTAATAAACACCTCTCATACTCTATCCATTATACACGTAACTGAATCTTATACGAGAAGCTACGAATGGATGCAAATTAAgcctttcttttcttctgcaTGGCTTTTGTATAATAACCAAAAAAACGACCAGAGTCTGTATGTATATTTTGATCAAAGTTTTTTactcttcttttctctcttctagTTAACACTTTTCTGACGCCAATATTAGAGTACACTATACAATGACATTCTTCACAAACACCAGaggcaaataaaaataaaacaaggcAAAAATCTCGTACCCGGTCTTTTTCTAATTGGGTAAGAGTAAGACATTGTCAGCAAAATttgtacttcttcttcttcttctagaagAGATTGAGAGCCATTTGTTGAAGAAGTTGTTTCTTTTGAGCTGCGTTTATCACTCCTTTGCATTCTGCATCCAGTAACACCTCGTTCATTATGGCCGCCGCATGGCCTCTAGGTTCATCTGATGCCCTTCTTAACATAAACACCTGCAACACAAAATCCACCCTTTACATCAACATCATCATTCATTACATGATACGCTTTTGTAGCCTTGAGATTTAGTCATATGATAGACGAGAGTGTGTGAGAATATGATGTACCTGCCCGTGGTGAGTTATCTCCAAGCTACCAGGTTGCTGAATAAACGGTTCTCCATCTATTTGAACAGGGAAAGGACTAGACACATGTATTCTTACTACGTTCCCCTGTGCTAACCTCCTAGCCTGCGAAAGACCGACCTGAAAGAAAGATTCACCCGTTTtacaaattttagtttttttaatcatttaatatataaatcttttagcCTCCCACTGAATGAGGAATACTGCTAAAAGTTCATGCAGGTCGTAGACCTGTAGTTTCCCAAGGTGCCACGCGCCACGGACACATACGACCTCCAGAGTCTTGTCGTGCATAGACTGAATGCTAAAATTATCATCATCGTGTTCATAATCATTTTGCCAAAGATCTACTCCGCCCATGTAGCTTCCAATGTTAAGTACTATAAGACCCTCTGAATCCTGAAAGGAAAATAAATTAGAGACATCAGTTCCTAGAGGTAACAGCAACAATGGCAACGATGTTAACCTTTTGGTAAAATCCACTTCAGTCTCAATTACCAGAAAATCAAACGATGTTGTTCGctatggtttttttttacaaagcaATTCTACGCTGCCCCATGCTCAAATTATACATGATATATGTTTAAGGAGTGCCCTAGATTTTGTCaaactaaaacaaattttatttttgaccaTCCAATCCCAAGTCAATAAGCGAATTGTTTTAtgaattttcttattaaaataaacttaataattgaTAATCAAATAGGAATATAATAATGTTGGGTTATTAAACCTTTTTCCAGccgaaaaaatgaaaaaatcaattaatattAAGGCCCAATAGGCCAGGTTTCTTTGTAAATCTGCTTTTTATCTACGCCCAAGGCAGTGATAAAAGGAAACCAATCTGCGTTAACAAATCTATTTTGACCATCAAATTCAAGTTGATAGTTAGATCATGATTATTAGAGGCTTTTAGGAATTTTTGCAAACTAAAATAgattcttagcttttttaattaaaagttaagataCGGATTTTCATATTCCGCTAAAAACCCACCCTAAAAATTTCACCCTAATAACCCttcgataatcatgctcttaatcACTTGCGTATTTTTAATactgaaataaaattaattaacctTTATCCATccgaaaaaaaaggaaaaatcaaCTAAGACTAAGGCCCAATGGGCTTAGTTTACTTTTTCAAAAAGGAATATAGCGAAGCCGTGTGAAACCCTAGATTTCCTATAAAATCAGAAGTCTTTGGTAAACCTTGACCTCTGTTTCCATAATCgatcatctgccctcttggtgaTTCGTTCTTTCCTATCTTCCTCAACTTCAAGAAAAGCAAACATGGAGCACGATCCAGAGCGAGAGTACTCTTTTCTCACTAGGGATGatctcaaagagaagatgaacaAACAGATCGATGATCTCTCCGAGATCTTCCTGCTCTCAAAACCCGCTGCGACCGTACTCCTCATGAACTTCCACTGGGACTCGCAACGAGTTTCCGAGCGTCTGAGCGAAGACAAGGAGAAACTCTTGATGCGATCGGGTTTGATGAGTTCGAACTATGGTGATAGCTTCTTCTCCGTGGAGAAAAACCTAGCTATGCTGACGTTGGAGGCTAAAGACATGCACAGCGAGTACGTTCTCAGATCTTTCCTCGAGGAAAACAAGGGTTTGACGATCAAACAGTGTCCTGCACCGGGTTGCGGTTACTTCATCGAGTTTCACCGAGACATTGGTTTTGAAGAGTATGGTCTAAACGTTGTGTGTCTATGTGGTCATACCTTTTGCGGGAGGTGTAGACTTGAGTCGCACGGACCTGTGACGTGCAACAACGCTTCTGATTGGTTGAGagacttggggaagttatcagAGTCGCTGAGTGTTTCTTGGATCGAAAGTAACACGAAGCCTTGCCCTCACTGCCAGTTTCCTTTGGAGGTTGGTTCTCGTTCGAGGCTGTTCCGGTTTGTGGAATGTCTCTACTGCAGGTTGGTAAAACAAACTGATCTTAGATTGTCATGTTTCTCTAATTAAGTGTTAATGAtgtttaagaaaatcattaagcTTTAATTAGATTAGTGCCTAGGCTGCGCTTAAACTGCAGTTTGGTAAAGAAAAACAGATCTTAGTAATTAAATGTtaacaatgttcaagaaatcattaggggtaaaaaaaatatagttctaAGATTGTCatgtttcttttattaaatGTTAAACAATTGTTAAGACTTTAATTAGATTAGTGCCTAAGCAGCTCTTAAACTGCAGGTTGGTTAAAAAAAAGATCTTATTAGATTGTCATGTTTCTCTTATTAATTGTTAACAATGTTCTAGAAATCGTTAGgctttaattagttttttatagGAGATTACTGCTTAGACGCCGattaaactgatttttttaaataaatatttgagaaACGTTTTGTTGCCATGACcgatatttagtgttgattaatCATAAACTAAcctgtgagtttactctcttgtTTTGTAGTGGTCGTTTCTGTAGCGAGTGTATGCAGACAGTGGAGTCCCACAACACGGCAGACGGATACTATGGAGCCTGTGTTGCACCGTTGCTACCACAACTCGTGAACGAACCAGAAGTGGTTGTTTCATGTGTGGATCGATGGGAGGCGAGCGATGTCGCAATGGTGGAAGCTAAGTCGGAGCTAGAATCTTTCGACGAATCCCACTTCACGAGCCAAGAGTACATACGGAACATGAGAGAAGGCTTGA
Encoded proteins:
- the LOC106415447 gene encoding diacylglycerol kinase 2-like; its protein translation is MGGVDLWQNDYEHDDDNFSIQSMHDKTLEVVCVRGAWHLGKLQVGLSQARRLAQGNVVRIHVSSPFPVQIDGEPFIQQPGSLEITHHGQVFMLRRASDEPRGHAAAIMNEVLLDAECKGVINAAQKKQLLQQMALNLF
- the LOC106405151 gene encoding probable E3 ubiquitin-protein ligase ARI15, coding for MEHDPEREYSFLTRDDLKEKMNKQIDDLSEIFLLSKPAATVLLMNFHWDSQRVSERLSEDKEKLLMRSGLMSSNYGDSFFSVEKNLAMLTLEAKDMHSEYVLRSFLEENKGLTIKQCPAPGCGYFIEFHRDIGFEEYGLNVVCLCGHTFCGRCRLESHGPVTCNNASDWLRDLGKLSESLSVSWIESNTKPCPHCQFPLEVGSRSRLFRFVECLYCSGRFCSECMQTVESHNTADGYYGACVAPLLPQLVNEPEVVVSCVDRWEASDVAMVEAKSELESFDESHFTSQEYIRNMREGLMLIVQCRQFLKWSCVYDHVHTEYQASKREYLRFLQDFASTLVQSYSETLKEETVKDFSATTHEETICPKWKLANATSSIGNFFFHFSKTLQDGIDDVKVKSYDNFAGPYWLCDRCTSGNTWLDMRCKMCCASATPVEKKLRDLSI